CAGGACGACGAGAACATTATCTGCCCCTTCGCCGGTGATGGCCCGTTCTTCGTGGATGCCTTCACCGTTCTTCTTTCCGAGCGTCCCGATTAGGACAGCTTCGCGATCAGCGAATACCAGTCGGCCAACGTTCTCTCCGTCGACTGGAAGATCAAGCCAGTTGGCTTGCGGTTCCCAAAGGGTGACCGCTGGAGTGTGTTCCTGGACGAACTCGCGAACGGTCGAATCACACGTTCCAAGGTAGACATCCACGCCTCGATCGACGGCCTGCTGAACGCGGGAGAGACACCCCGCCTCGAGGAGCCCCGTCGTGGTGAACATCATGAACAGTTCCTCGTCAGCGTCCTCACAGAGCGACTGGCCATATGAAACGATGTTCTCACGCCCTTCAATCGTCCAGATGTCCTCGTCTTTCGAACTGTTCGTGAGGCTCGTTCGGAAGTCAGGACTGAACTGAGAGTGCAGCCACGGAACGCGCAGGAGGGGATGGCCGTCGTAGGCAACTGTCCGCTCATCGGCATCGTATTCGATTAGCCCTGCTTTGGACAGGGGTGGAAGATGAACGTGACGGAAGAGGACGAGTAGCTCTTCCACCGCCTCTGGCGGCACGTCCTGCTCGGTCGTCCCTCGTTCTTTGGCGACGACTTCACGTGCTAGCGTCTCCGTTTGGATCGACTGATATTGGCGACTGAGCACGTCGAGGATGGTTCGTCGGTGGGCATCAGCGAGCGCTGCAAAGAGCGAATCATATGACTGAATATCTGCGGACTCCTCACCGGCTATCGCTTCACGGATACCGACGTCCTGAAATGCGGAGTGATCGGTGACAGTAACGGTATCTCTGTCGGTATCCTGTTCGATTAGCATCGCCTCGTCTAGTTTCGGCAAATGCACGTGCTGGAGAGTCATCAGCGCCTCCTGGCGCTCCTCGCTTGTCACTTGGTCTCGCGGTTTCTTATGGATCCAAGTAGCGAGAGCCGTAGCGAGTTCCCTCCGGGGTATTGGGGTGGATGCCCGGTCATCCACGGTCCGTAGGAGACGGCGTCGGTAACTGTTTGATAAGCAGGAAAAGAGGGTGCTGAGTGGATCTCCGTCGTCTCTGCCGGTGATATTTGTTGTAGCCATTTTTAGAACACGTTACTTGCCTCGAGGAAAGGGCGGCTAGCGTTTTAATGTGTCTGTCGTCTTTTCATAAATTTAGGAGTGGTAACGTGATGAATCGGGGGTACAAGGCGGATATGAGCCTCCAAAACTGAGATCGATTCCTGTCGTTCATCTGTGGTATTCAATCTTGGCCGATCACGATGCTACTGACCTCCCCCTAAATCGTTTTCCTGTTCGTACGTACATCGCCCGCACGAGAACCAGGATCTTCACTGGTAGTTCTAAACAAGGAAAGAACACTACTCCATTCTGACAATTGCGGCGAGACGGATGTCTTGCTCGCACGAAACGCAGGGAATTCCCGCGTCCTCCCAGCCGATTTCTGCTCACGGGTGCTGCGCACCCTCCGCTCACGGACGCACGGCGCCCATTCGCACGGTATGCGAGACCTTCGGTCTCGCACTATTCGCACGGTTCGCGGAACCTCTGGTTCCGCGCTACCGCTCACCCCGTTCGCTCGTCCACCGTCAGAGTGCTCCGACGAGCCCTCGCTCACGTGTTCGCGAAGACCTCGCACGGCTTTGCGCCGCGGGTCACGCGTCGTTCCCCCGGTTCGGCGTGCCACCGCAACCAGCGAGCGTTCGAAGCGTCGAAACGAGACCCGGCGAGCGAGAACGATAACAGAAACCGCTATCCGATGTAGCGCAGGTCGTCGTCCGTCGGAACGTCCATCTGCTGTTGCTGTTCCATCTCCTGGATCTTGCCGATGACTTCCTCCATCTCGTCGGCCCGCTCGTCGAGCGTCTCGTAGTCGACCTCGAAGCCGAGCAGCGCCTCGAGCACCTCGAGCACCGCACGGGCGCTCTTGGGATCGACGAGGTAGCCGCTGGTCTCGCCCATCAGGCAGGCGGCCTCGAACCCGCGCCGTTCGCCCAGTCCGAGCAGGAGTCCGGAGACGCCGACGATGCCGCCGGCGGGTTCGTCCTCGCGGAACTCGACGCCCGCGTCCTCCAGCGGTTCGAGCATCGATTCGTGACTGACGGCTCCCACGACGGCGTACTCGTCAATCAGTTCGCCGGTCGGAACGCCGCCGAGCGCGTACAGCTCCGTCGCGCCGAACTCCTCGGCGATGTCGAGAAAGGCCGTCGTCAGCACGTAGTGACCGTCGTTGGTCTGGGCCTGGTGATCGCCGGTCAGCACGAGGAGGTCCCGGCCGTCAGGTACCGAGACGGCGTGGATCTCCGCGCAGGTCAGTTCGGCGACGCCGTCCTCGACGCTCACCTTCGGCGGGAACTCGCGGGAGTAGATGCGCCGAACGAGCGTACTCTCGCCCTCGAGCTCCTCGAGCAGGTGCTCGGCGGCGAGGCTGCCGACGTGTCCGACACCTGGTAACCCCTCGACGAGTACGGGGTCGTCCAGTTTGACCTC
This DNA window, taken from Natronococcus sp. CG52, encodes the following:
- a CDS encoding DUF7344 domain-containing protein yields the protein MATTNITGRDDGDPLSTLFSCLSNSYRRRLLRTVDDRASTPIPRRELATALATWIHKKPRDQVTSEERQEALMTLQHVHLPKLDEAMLIEQDTDRDTVTVTDHSAFQDVGIREAIAGEESADIQSYDSLFAALADAHRRTILDVLSRQYQSIQTETLAREVVAKERGTTEQDVPPEAVEELLVLFRHVHLPPLSKAGLIEYDADERTVAYDGHPLLRVPWLHSQFSPDFRTSLTNSSKDEDIWTIEGRENIVSYGQSLCEDADEELFMMFTTTGLLEAGCLSRVQQAVDRGVDVYLGTCDSTVREFVQEHTPAVTLWEPQANWLDLPVDGENVGRLVFADREAVLIGTLGKKNGEGIHEERAITGEGADNVLVVLMRQMLGSKLDQFDEQSERIESNLPF
- a CDS encoding proteasome assembly chaperone family protein translates to MDELEIDAVAEVKLDDPVLVEGLPGVGHVGSLAAEHLLEELEGESTLVRRIYSREFPPKVSVEDGVAELTCAEIHAVSVPDGRDLLVLTGDHQAQTNDGHYVLTTAFLDIAEEFGATELYALGGVPTGELIDEYAVVGAVSHESMLEPLEDAGVEFREDEPAGGIVGVSGLLLGLGERRGFEAACLMGETSGYLVDPKSARAVLEVLEALLGFEVDYETLDERADEMEEVIGKIQEMEQQQQMDVPTDDDLRYIG